From a single Verrucomicrobiia bacterium genomic region:
- the murJ gene encoding murein biosynthesis integral membrane protein MurJ encodes MSKMFRSTGAMAGATLISRLLGLVREMAYARFMGNGWVAGAFLLAFQIPNLFRRLLGEGALTAAFIPVFKETEKREGERAMWHCANGVVSGLIVVASAVVLVAVAGISVALGWGELENQTRLMLELLRVMFPYTLLVCLAAVCMGMLNARGLFFIPALGAALLNVVMIATVLVWAPRIEGGLESRIHALAWGVLAAGVAQALFQLPALWREGWRPRWVTPWRETGTMEVVRRMIPTTVGVAAFQLNLLITQGFAFVLGASIVASFQYAVRLMELPQGLFGVSMATFLLPTLSGLATDRKYEEFRSMLLHGLSHLLLINLLASALLMGLARPIVRLLYEGGAFQASATESVAFALVFLAPGLVAFSATGILARAFYALGETRVPMQISVFCLALNTVLSVLFVLALREGGLALANTLTALANAALLGYALKRKFPKLDWGWLWRETRVVLAVAVAVGIGVALLGRGLEDFLGTEGGWARGATVAVPAGIGALAYGVLLGWLKVRAFRDWLEWAVTSIRRRAGGGGEDGGTGGKS; translated from the coding sequence ATGTCGAAGATGTTCAGGTCCACGGGGGCGATGGCGGGAGCCACCTTGATCAGCCGGTTGCTGGGGTTGGTGCGGGAGATGGCCTATGCGCGGTTCATGGGGAACGGCTGGGTGGCGGGGGCCTTCCTGCTGGCCTTCCAGATTCCGAACCTTTTCCGGCGGCTGCTGGGTGAGGGGGCGCTGACCGCGGCGTTCATTCCGGTGTTCAAGGAGACGGAGAAGCGCGAGGGGGAGAGGGCGATGTGGCACTGCGCGAACGGGGTGGTTTCGGGGTTGATCGTGGTGGCATCGGCGGTGGTCTTGGTGGCGGTGGCGGGCATTTCGGTGGCCTTGGGCTGGGGGGAACTGGAGAACCAGACGCGGCTGATGCTGGAGCTGCTGCGGGTGATGTTTCCGTACACGCTGCTGGTGTGCCTGGCTGCCGTCTGCATGGGGATGCTGAACGCGCGGGGCCTCTTCTTCATTCCGGCGCTGGGGGCGGCCCTGTTGAACGTGGTGATGATCGCCACGGTGCTGGTGTGGGCGCCGCGAATCGAGGGTGGGCTGGAGTCGAGGATCCATGCGCTTGCCTGGGGGGTGCTGGCGGCTGGGGTGGCCCAGGCGCTGTTCCAACTTCCGGCGCTATGGCGGGAGGGATGGCGTCCGCGGTGGGTGACGCCCTGGCGGGAGACGGGAACGATGGAGGTGGTGCGCCGGATGATCCCGACCACGGTGGGGGTGGCGGCATTCCAATTGAACCTGTTGATCACCCAGGGATTCGCCTTTGTGCTGGGCGCCTCGATTGTGGCGTCGTTCCAGTACGCGGTGCGGCTGATGGAACTGCCGCAGGGCCTGTTCGGGGTATCGATGGCCACCTTCCTGTTGCCGACCCTGTCAGGGCTGGCGACGGATCGGAAGTATGAGGAGTTTCGATCGATGCTGCTGCACGGGCTCAGCCATCTGCTGCTGATCAATCTGCTGGCGAGCGCCCTGTTGATGGGATTGGCGCGTCCGATTGTTCGATTGCTCTACGAGGGGGGTGCGTTTCAGGCATCGGCCACGGAGAGCGTGGCCTTCGCGCTCGTGTTTCTGGCGCCGGGTCTGGTGGCGTTTTCCGCCACCGGGATCCTGGCGCGGGCGTTTTATGCGCTTGGGGAGACGCGGGTTCCGATGCAGATCAGCGTGTTTTGTCTGGCTCTGAACACGGTGTTGTCGGTGCTGTTTGTGCTCGCCTTGCGGGAAGGGGGGCTGGCGCTGGCCAACACCCTGACCGCGCTCGCCAACGCCGCCCTGCTGGGGTACGCGCTCAAGCGGAAATTCCCGAAGCTGGACTGGGGCTGGTTGTGGCGGGAGACGCGGGTGGTGCTGGCGGTGGCGGTGGCGGTGGGCATTGGGGTGGCGCTGCTGGGGCGGGGGCTGGAGGATTTTCTGGGGACGGAGGGGGGGTGGGCGCGCGGAGCGACGGTCGCTGTTCCGGCGGGAATCGGGGCCTTGGCGTACGGGGTCCTGCTGGGATGGCTGAAGGTGCGGGCGTTTCGGGACTGGCTGGAGTGGGCGGTGACGTCGATTCGGCGTCGGGCCGGGGGTGGTGGAGAGGATGGGGGAACGGGGGGGAAATCCTGA
- a CDS encoding PEP-CTERM sorting domain-containing protein (PEP-CTERM proteins occur, often in large numbers, in the proteomes of bacteria that also encode an exosortase, a predicted intramembrane cysteine proteinase. The presence of a PEP-CTERM domain at a protein's C-terminus predicts cleavage within the sorting domain, followed by covalent anchoring to some some component of the (usually Gram-negative) cell surface. Many PEP-CTERM proteins exhibit an unusual sequence composition that includes large numbers of potential glycosylation sites. Expression of one such protein has been shown restore the ability of a bacterium to form floc, a type of biofilm.) gives MGGVVVAGLLTSSALGQTPFIAYNNSTTPLDSFFASQREFGDQINIGTAGWIADSFRFEYFASGLAGGETAVVRFYENNGVPVGAGGTQAPGALLFESTEFSLVNGNIPVQIVDLQPLGIALPASFTWTVVPRGVSGAEIFGLKLYDPPTVGSSLDDIWQFGVSGWELLQVDGLPTGASANFGAILTAVPEPGPVALLALGGLALLVRRRAASR, from the coding sequence ATGGGTGGTGTGGTGGTCGCCGGGCTGCTGACGTCGTCCGCGCTGGGCCAGACGCCGTTCATTGCTTACAACAACAGCACGACGCCGTTGGATTCCTTCTTCGCGAGCCAGCGTGAATTCGGCGATCAGATCAACATTGGCACGGCGGGATGGATCGCGGATTCGTTCCGGTTCGAGTACTTCGCCTCAGGACTGGCCGGGGGGGAGACCGCGGTGGTGCGGTTTTACGAGAACAACGGCGTGCCGGTGGGTGCGGGTGGAACGCAGGCGCCCGGTGCGCTCCTGTTCGAGAGCACCGAGTTCTCCCTGGTGAATGGCAACATTCCGGTTCAGATCGTTGATCTGCAGCCGCTCGGGATTGCGCTTCCAGCTTCGTTCACTTGGACCGTGGTGCCGAGGGGCGTCAGCGGCGCCGAGATTTTCGGGCTGAAGCTGTATGATCCGCCGACGGTGGGATCGAGCCTGGACGACATCTGGCAGTTTGGGGTGAGCGGTTGGGAGTTGCTGCAGGTGGATGGATTGCCGACTGGGGCTTCGGCGAATTTCGGGGCGATCCTGACGGCCGTCCCCGAGCCTGGCCCGGTGGCGTTGCTGGCATTGGGTGGTCTTGCCCTGCTGGTGCGCCGGCGTGCGGCCAGCCGCTAA
- a CDS encoding outer membrane beta-barrel protein produces MKHTLWGIEGGEAAMEAARRRQIDGRIRRERGVGGVGTAGWLLAMMAGGSAWADFDSERYLIYELGSVTLRPHLGIGQVYDSNIFYNDENRVDDFITTVQPSLGAFYGDREASFASLRYTLDASFYAERDDLNNLGHSLVHQSRFQFSRTSIEGQDRFSITKNLLGGSFSYIQRRIGVVSLRDDWRADYSLSPKTSLGARVSFDMVDYDAKDLAPNHLYDFMSYSGGFRVGYLPSEKIVVYPEISAGQSLRETNSPLVREAPDLTFYGISVGAEGEFTPKLTGTVSGGYEFRDYEDDTEVPNGWIASVQLRWQARPKTVVSVGYRHWIEVSREVVGSSYNVHRPSVAVTQQLGTQDRWTLGVEGFYQLDDYDETSRFSGVARKDTLGGASARASYRWQPWLVASAGYDFRIYDGNVPTIPTYEVHRVSLRLAAGY; encoded by the coding sequence ATGAAGCACACCCTGTGGGGAATCGAGGGCGGCGAAGCGGCCATGGAAGCCGCCCGCAGACGGCAGATCGATGGGCGCATCCGTCGGGAGCGGGGAGTGGGTGGGGTTGGAACGGCGGGATGGCTGCTGGCGATGATGGCAGGAGGTTCGGCGTGGGCGGATTTCGATTCGGAACGCTATTTGATCTACGAACTGGGGTCGGTGACGCTGCGGCCCCACCTCGGGATTGGTCAGGTCTATGACAGCAACATCTTCTACAACGACGAGAACCGGGTGGATGATTTCATCACCACGGTTCAGCCCAGTCTGGGAGCGTTTTATGGAGACCGGGAGGCGAGCTTCGCATCGCTGCGGTACACGCTGGATGCGTCGTTTTACGCGGAGCGGGACGATCTGAACAATCTGGGGCATTCGCTGGTTCACCAGAGCCGGTTCCAGTTTTCGCGAACCTCGATCGAGGGGCAGGATCGGTTTTCGATCACGAAGAACCTGCTGGGCGGGTCGTTCAGCTACATCCAGCGGCGGATTGGGGTGGTCAGTCTCCGGGACGACTGGCGGGCGGATTACTCGCTCTCGCCAAAGACGAGTCTGGGGGCGCGGGTTTCGTTCGACATGGTGGACTACGATGCCAAGGACTTGGCGCCGAACCACCTGTACGATTTCATGTCGTATTCAGGGGGCTTCCGTGTGGGCTACCTGCCGTCGGAGAAGATCGTGGTCTATCCGGAAATATCGGCGGGCCAGAGCCTGCGGGAGACCAACAGCCCCTTGGTGCGTGAGGCGCCGGACCTGACGTTTTACGGGATTTCGGTGGGCGCCGAAGGCGAGTTCACGCCCAAGCTGACCGGCACGGTGTCGGGCGGCTACGAGTTCCGGGACTACGAGGACGACACGGAAGTGCCCAACGGGTGGATTGCCTCGGTGCAACTGCGTTGGCAGGCGCGGCCGAAGACGGTGGTGAGCGTGGGGTACCGTCACTGGATTGAGGTATCGCGAGAGGTTGTGGGGAGTTCGTACAACGTGCATCGCCCGTCGGTGGCCGTGACGCAGCAATTGGGCACGCAGGACCGGTGGACGCTGGGTGTGGAGGGGTTCTATCAACTGGACGATTACGACGAGACTTCGCGCTTTTCGGGTGTGGCGCGGAAAGATACCTTGGGAGGTGCGTCGGCCCGGGCCAGCTATCGGTGGCAGCCCTGGTTGGTGGCATCGGCAGGATACGATTTCAGGATTTACGACGGCAACGTTCCGACCATACCGACCTATGAAGTACATCGCGTTTCGCTGCGCCTGGCGGCAGGTTATTGA
- a CDS encoding polysaccharide export protein encodes MKYIAFRCAWRQVIDGLGVWLALAGLGLGLGAASPRAIGQLTESYQIQATDILLIEVVNEPQLGAKEFRVSANGEVSYPFIGALRAAGRTTVEVQQEVKRLLELDYLVNAQVIVQVREFRRAHVAVFGQVNRPGLIPLPPEQKMSVMEAIAAAGGFTRLARTRNIELTRAGMEEPLRFRVEDLTNPERIVHVEPGDTIFVPESRI; translated from the coding sequence ATGAAGTACATCGCGTTTCGCTGCGCCTGGCGGCAGGTTATTGATGGGCTGGGAGTCTGGCTGGCATTGGCCGGCCTGGGCCTGGGCCTGGGTGCGGCAAGTCCGAGGGCCATCGGGCAACTGACGGAGTCGTACCAGATTCAGGCGACCGACATTCTGCTGATCGAGGTGGTCAACGAGCCGCAGCTTGGGGCGAAGGAATTCCGGGTGTCGGCCAACGGGGAAGTCTCGTATCCGTTCATTGGAGCGCTGCGGGCGGCGGGGCGGACGACGGTCGAGGTCCAGCAGGAGGTGAAGCGATTGCTGGAACTCGATTATCTGGTGAATGCCCAGGTGATCGTGCAGGTGCGGGAGTTCAGGCGGGCGCATGTGGCGGTGTTCGGTCAAGTGAACCGGCCGGGCCTGATTCCGCTGCCGCCGGAGCAGAAGATGTCGGTGATGGAGGCCATTGCTGCGGCGGGCGGGTTCACCCGGTTGGCGAGGACACGGAACATCGAGTTGACGCGGGCCGGGATGGAGGAGCCGCTGCGGTTCCGGGTGGAGGACCTGACGAATCCCGAACGGATTGTGCATGTCGAGCCCGGCGACACGATCTTCGTGCCCGAGTCCCGGATCTAG
- a CDS encoding polysaccharide biosynthesis tyrosine autokinase yields MESSDNPRKGLLSAEAKVHLRHYWQVVLERRWLVVIGFFLCMLASALYLLKAPKIYRATAVIQIDRETEGLFSAKELVLSTGREQDYLQTQYKNLQSPTLLRKVIAEMQLERIPEYQRHLDIVDAVRREIEIVPIRLTRLVEVRVENPDPRMATNIANTLARQFVDDNMLLRRARAMDAVNWMGAELVEKERQVRKADEELQSYKEQYDMASLEASQNVVLQSVQQAQIAFNSAQGEAAAAQQVAAEVVRLVEDGASLDIIPEIAQNLAIRELKVRLAEREAHLQQLLTRYKEKWPDVIQARRNIESLRLSLEDEARKIFESILTRAQIATATERRMEQLLESKQKALLDHNRLRIEYEALERRAEQAKMILNNLLARTEELQVSASNSVNNMRIVDEAPLPLMPVKPKIPIVLILGIMGGLGLGLGLAFFVNYLDDSIKSQDDIETFLNLHFLGYVPNIKAGNLHERDLHAHLHPRSAAAESFRTVRAAITLAARADKMRVFGVTSSIPSEGKSLCASNFAIVTAQAGFRTVLIDADLRRPSVHKAFQIHAPEGLASLLQGTTTKLEDIVHKSSVPNLDVIACGPIPSNPSELLEGARMEQVLADLRERYERVVIDCPPISAVSDPLVIGAKADGIIYVMKFKKIRREHARRSVQRIQDAGIQVVGVVLNDIDFEGRDSYYYSYYYYQNQYYSHYRTEPTAPVAKPVPEGKEPAGAKS; encoded by the coding sequence ATGGAATCTTCGGACAACCCACGCAAGGGCCTGCTGAGCGCGGAGGCCAAAGTCCATCTTCGCCACTATTGGCAGGTCGTCCTTGAGCGCCGGTGGCTGGTGGTGATCGGCTTCTTTCTGTGCATGCTGGCTTCGGCCCTTTACCTCCTGAAGGCGCCCAAGATTTACCGGGCCACGGCGGTGATCCAGATCGACAGGGAAACCGAGGGCCTGTTCTCCGCCAAGGAGCTGGTGCTCAGCACGGGGCGGGAGCAGGACTACCTGCAGACCCAGTACAAGAATCTCCAAAGCCCGACGCTCCTGCGGAAGGTGATTGCCGAGATGCAGTTGGAGAGAATCCCCGAATACCAGCGGCACCTGGACATCGTTGATGCGGTGCGGCGGGAGATCGAGATCGTGCCGATCCGGCTGACGCGGCTGGTGGAGGTGCGGGTGGAGAATCCGGATCCACGGATGGCCACGAACATCGCCAACACGCTGGCTCGCCAGTTCGTGGACGACAACATGCTGTTGCGCCGGGCCCGGGCGATGGATGCCGTGAACTGGATGGGCGCGGAACTGGTGGAGAAGGAACGTCAGGTCCGCAAGGCGGACGAGGAACTGCAGTCGTACAAGGAGCAGTACGACATGGCCTCCCTCGAGGCCAGCCAGAACGTGGTGCTCCAGTCGGTGCAGCAGGCGCAGATAGCGTTCAACAGTGCCCAGGGGGAGGCGGCGGCGGCGCAGCAGGTGGCGGCCGAGGTGGTGAGGCTGGTCGAGGACGGGGCGAGCCTGGACATCATTCCCGAGATTGCGCAGAACCTGGCGATCCGCGAACTCAAGGTCCGGCTGGCGGAGCGGGAGGCCCATTTGCAGCAGTTGCTCACCCGCTACAAGGAGAAGTGGCCCGATGTGATTCAGGCGCGCCGCAACATCGAGTCGCTGCGGCTCAGCCTCGAGGATGAAGCCCGGAAGATCTTCGAATCGATTCTTACCCGCGCCCAGATCGCGACCGCCACGGAGCGCCGGATGGAGCAACTGCTCGAGAGCAAGCAGAAGGCGTTGCTGGACCACAACCGGCTTCGGATCGAGTACGAGGCCCTCGAGAGACGGGCGGAACAGGCGAAGATGATCCTGAACAACCTGCTGGCGCGCACGGAGGAACTTCAGGTCTCGGCCAGCAATTCGGTCAACAACATGCGGATCGTGGACGAGGCGCCACTGCCGCTGATGCCGGTGAAGCCGAAGATCCCGATCGTTCTGATCCTGGGAATCATGGGGGGGCTCGGGTTGGGGCTGGGACTGGCCTTCTTCGTGAATTACCTCGACGACTCGATCAAGAGCCAGGACGACATCGAGACGTTCCTGAACCTCCACTTCCTGGGGTACGTGCCGAACATCAAGGCGGGGAACCTTCACGAGCGGGATCTGCATGCCCATCTGCATCCGAGGTCGGCGGCGGCGGAAAGTTTCCGGACGGTGCGGGCGGCCATCACGCTGGCGGCGCGGGCGGACAAGATGCGGGTGTTCGGGGTCACATCGAGCATCCCCTCGGAGGGCAAGTCCCTGTGCGCTTCGAACTTTGCCATCGTGACCGCGCAAGCCGGGTTCCGGACGGTGCTGATCGATGCGGACCTTCGCCGTCCGTCGGTCCACAAGGCCTTTCAGATTCATGCGCCGGAGGGGTTGGCGAGCCTTTTGCAGGGTACCACGACGAAGCTGGAAGACATCGTTCACAAGTCGTCCGTGCCGAATCTCGACGTGATCGCCTGCGGCCCGATCCCGAGCAACCCGTCGGAACTGCTGGAGGGGGCACGGATGGAGCAGGTGTTGGCGGACCTGCGGGAACGCTATGAGCGCGTGGTGATTGACTGCCCGCCCATCAGTGCGGTGAGCGATCCCCTGGTCATCGGCGCCAAGGCGGACGGCATCATTTACGTGATGAAGTTCAAGAAGATCCGTCGCGAGCACGCCCGGCGTTCGGTGCAACGGATCCAGGACGCGGGCATCCAGGTGGTGGGCGTCGTTCTCAACGACATCGACTTCGAGGGGCGCGATTCGTACTACTACTCGTACTACTACTATCAGAACCAGTACTACTCGCACTACCGGACCGAGCCGACGGCGCCGGTGGCGAAGCCGGTGCCCGAGGGCAAGGAGCCGGCGGGTGCGAAGTCCTGA